taaagaaaaaaagaaattgctctTTATTGCACTTGAAAGTCtcttttgcagtaaaaaaaattgtgtttgttgATAGAAATATTCAGAGATGTGTCCTGCATTCACCAATAACACCCTGgtcatgatttttttaatcttctctttttttcttgaattgttttctgattggctgctgtgaACTCAAACTCTGTCCTTATCCTGATTGGCTGGGAGCCCAGTGGGCAGGTGATGAGTGTTAATAAATACAGCATGCAGTCAGAAGAGCGTGTATTCATACTATCGACACGTCTCAGTTCTGTCAGCATATGTAAAAGTCTTTACCGGCACGCATTGGCTGCAGCAGAAAAGTGGAAGGAATTTTTAGCTTTTgcaagagaaaagagaaaaacattgtcATGTCTTTTGAGACAAAAGACAAGACTGAAGTGCGTCTGGTGTTTCTAGGAGCAGGGGGAGTGGGGAAGACAGCCCTCATCCAGCGGTTCCTCAAAGACACCTTTGAGCCGAAGCACCGACGCACAGTGGAGGAGCTCCACAGGAAGGAGTACGAAATGGGAGGAATTAAAGTCATCATCAGCATTATGGACACCAGTGGGAGCTACTCCTTCCCTGCCATGCGCAAACTCTCCATCCAAAACAGCGATGCCTTTGCTCTGGTTTACGCTGTGGACGATCCAGACTCCCTGGAGGCGGTCAAGAGACTGCGAGAGGAGATCCTGGAAGTCAAGGAGAGCAAGCACACACCAATTGTGGTGATCGGCAACAAGATAGACCGACTCAAAGAGCGGAGGGTGTCCAGCGAGGACGTACTGTCCACGGTGGAAGTGGACTGGAACCACATCTTCCTGGAGTCCTCGGCCAAGGATAACGTCAACGTGATGGAGGCCTTCatggagctgctgcagcggGCCAACCTGCCCACGCAGCTGAGTCCGGTGCTCTGCAAGAGACGACTGACGTTCcccaaagaaaacaacaagcgTGCCCCCATGAACAAAGCCAACAGCTGCCTCCTTTCGTAGAGATGGACGGAGGCAGAGAAAACTGTGCAAACGAGACCAGAGGATTGATGCGGatgatagaaaaacaaaccaagagacAATGTTTGACAAGATAATCAAATGTTCCCTTCTGCTCCCAGCTCCAATATACTCCtcctaaaacaaacatgaacagatgaaaacaaagataaacGTAAAGACGGCATGGATGTTGTTGAACTTGACCGTACCTACtgcgaaaaaagaaaaaaaaattctttagaTATTGTGTTTAGTTTGTACTCAAAACTATGGATGTTTCAGCCAGTAACTGTAATCATCTGGTggggaaagaaaatatgtatcTGTTGAGCAATCAGTCAAAAGCAATAGTGTTTTTAtctctaaatgtgtttttttttctgtgcagcttATGTCAACATATGAAGAAAATATACCgtgcactttatatttttaagaagtCTTAGTGTTGGAAATACTGGTTTACTGAACCTTTTTGTTTGCAAATCCTTACAGAactaaaataaagtgcatttcTATTTtgctgggggggaaaaaaagagttctgctcaattatattttttgcatactTTCAGTGTTTTGTCTTAACcaggaaaaccaaaaaatagCTGTTACGTTGTCTGAGGTTCTATGTTGTGCTTGTATTGTACATTCCTTATTGTGTATAATGCAAACtt
The DNA window shown above is from Xiphophorus couchianus chromosome 16, X_couchianus-1.0, whole genome shotgun sequence and carries:
- the LOC114160473 gene encoding ras-related protein Rap-1b-like, whose product is MSFETKDKTEVRLVFLGAGGVGKTALIQRFLKDTFEPKHRRTVEELHRKEYEMGGIKVIISIMDTSGSYSFPAMRKLSIQNSDAFALVYAVDDPDSLEAVKRLREEILEVKESKHTPIVVIGNKIDRLKERRVSSEDVLSTVEVDWNHIFLESSAKDNVNVMEAFMELLQRANLPTQLSPVLCKRRLTFPKENNKRAPMNKANSCLLS